One region of Candidatus Neomarinimicrobiota bacterium genomic DNA includes:
- a CDS encoding 1-acyl-sn-glycerol-3-phosphate acyltransferase, whose amino-acid sequence MINYQNLTVFNGSPKGGTTINSFDPYTSIDKYITPPNAGKPISRLLPGASFYSKLLWVVIKSGLRAKYGTYSGTDWVNNSAEVFRYLESSGIQYQLEGLNNISATDDPVVFIGNHMSTLETMVLPCLIQPRKETTFVVKQELLEYPFFKHVLGAREPLEVGREKPREDLRIVLRQGKQKLTDGRSVIIFPQRTRSSHFKPKEFNSLGVKLAERSGVPFIPVALVTDAWGNGKLLKDVGKIQPQKTVHFAFGEPRAVSGNTTESHREVLEFIRNKLNEWGREDCLPSD is encoded by the coding sequence ATGATAAATTATCAAAATTTGACGGTTTTTAATGGAAGCCCGAAAGGTGGAACCACAATAAACAGTTTTGATCCATACACAAGTATCGACAAATATATAACACCTCCGAATGCGGGGAAGCCCATATCGAGGCTCCTGCCGGGAGCCAGTTTTTATTCCAAACTACTCTGGGTAGTGATTAAAAGCGGACTAAGGGCGAAATATGGTACGTATTCGGGTACAGACTGGGTGAATAACAGTGCGGAAGTATTCCGGTATCTCGAATCATCCGGCATACAATATCAACTGGAAGGGTTGAATAATATTTCGGCTACTGATGACCCGGTGGTGTTCATCGGTAACCATATGAGCACGCTGGAGACCATGGTACTCCCGTGTCTGATACAGCCACGTAAGGAGACGACATTTGTAGTGAAGCAAGAGTTACTGGAGTATCCGTTTTTTAAGCACGTGCTTGGCGCCAGGGAACCGCTGGAGGTTGGGAGAGAAAAGCCCAGAGAAGATCTGAGAATTGTACTCCGCCAGGGGAAACAGAAACTTACCGATGGAAGATCCGTCATCATTTTTCCACAGCGGACCCGGAGTAGCCATTTTAAGCCGAAGGAGTTTAATTCACTGGGAGTGAAACTGGCGGAGCGAAGCGGTGTGCCGTTTATCCCGGTAGCGCTGGTTACGGATGCCTGGGGTAATGGGAAACTGCTCAAAGATGTCGGGAAAATCCAGCCGCAGAAGACGGTGCATTTCGCATTTGGCGAGCCAAGAGCGGTCTCTGGAAACACAACGGAATCACATCGGGAAGTTTTGGAATTTATTCGAAACAAACTGAACGAATGGGGCAGGGAGGATTGCCTGCCCTCAGACTGA
- a CDS encoding cupin domain-containing protein: MSRSTYLSTERSKKLSVKSSDTVKKQKIDAGQGTTKQVLIDGDEAPNFALRRFEIEPGGGMPLHTNKVEHEQYVLGGKAHIRIGDREYDVGKDDVIYIPAGVPHSYDSTGDEPFVFLCVVPNKEDRIEIVEADD; this comes from the coding sequence ATAAGCAGGTCAACATATCTTTCGACTGAAAGGAGTAAAAAATTGTCCGTGAAATCCAGCGATACGGTTAAGAAGCAGAAGATAGACGCCGGCCAGGGCACTACGAAACAGGTGTTAATCGATGGTGACGAAGCACCCAATTTCGCATTGCGCCGGTTTGAGATTGAACCGGGTGGCGGGATGCCATTGCATACCAATAAAGTTGAACATGAGCAGTATGTGTTAGGCGGGAAGGCGCACATCCGCATTGGTGACAGAGAATATGACGTGGGCAAGGACGACGTGATCTACATCCCCGCCGGAGTACCGCATTCGTACGATTCCACCGGCGACGAGCCGTTCGTGTTCCTCTGTGTGGTACCGAACAAAGAAGACCGCATCGAAATCGTAGAAGCGGACGATTGA